The Fervidibacillus albus genome contains a region encoding:
- a CDS encoding carbohydrate ABC transporter permease — protein MNGETSLQSIPKAKNATLSRKNRKIILSYIVLSFLSLPVFFMYLWLFFSSVSTEMIGGIIPTSFTFENWRFLWENVEIGSRQLPSIWQATWNTFLLAGGLTIIEVVISVMAGYALSRMEFPGRTFLLRSVILLHAFPSVALLIAVFYVLDTLGLIDTLWGVMLVKAALQIPMSTYIIKGFFDDVAWDVEWSALIDGCNRIKAWYQVVIPLVKPGIAAISIFSFLAGWSEFLLLYTFIFDDQNITLATYLQKIIGDFQMVDYGLLTAAGLFYMLPVIFFFIFTQKSLMQMNMGGNKRV, from the coding sequence TTGAATGGAGAGACATCATTACAATCGATTCCGAAGGCGAAAAACGCTACATTATCGAGGAAAAATCGAAAAATTATCCTTTCTTATATCGTATTAAGTTTTTTATCTTTGCCGGTATTTTTCATGTATCTTTGGCTCTTTTTTTCATCTGTTAGTACGGAAATGATCGGTGGCATTATTCCGACGAGTTTTACGTTTGAAAATTGGCGTTTCCTTTGGGAAAACGTTGAAATTGGTTCGAGACAACTGCCAAGCATTTGGCAGGCGACATGGAATACATTCCTTTTGGCAGGGGGATTAACGATCATAGAAGTCGTCATCAGTGTGATGGCAGGATACGCCCTGTCCCGCATGGAGTTTCCCGGGCGAACCTTTCTTCTTCGTTCGGTCATATTACTTCATGCTTTTCCGAGTGTCGCCTTGTTAATTGCTGTGTTTTACGTACTCGATACACTCGGATTAATCGATACCCTTTGGGGTGTGATGCTCGTGAAAGCGGCCTTGCAAATCCCGATGTCTACGTATATCATTAAAGGATTTTTCGATGATGTAGCTTGGGATGTGGAATGGTCAGCATTAATCGATGGATGTAACCGGATCAAAGCTTGGTATCAAGTCGTTATTCCGTTAGTGAAGCCGGGCATTGCCGCCATTAGCATTTTTTCCTTTTTAGCTGGATGGTCGGAATTTCTCCTTTTATACACGTTTATTTTTGACGACCAAAACATTACGTTAGCGACGTATTTACAAAAGATTATCGGTGATTTCCAAATGGTCGATTACGGTTTATTAACGGCTGCAGGATTGTTTTATATGTTGCCAGTGATTTTCTTTTTCATTTTCACGCAAAAGTCGTTAATGCAGATGAATATGGGAGGGAACAAACGGGTATGA
- a CDS encoding ABC transporter ATP-binding protein — translation MNIRFEQVSKQFSNHLAISDLNLTIQDGEFVCLLGPSGCGKTTTLMMLAGLYQPTQGNIYFGNQVVNFLEPKDRNIGMVFQSYALYPHMTVRDNIAFPLKQQKVPKKIRYERAEKTARLVRLENYLDRKPSQLSGGQQQRVALARALVKEPDLLLLDEPMSNLDARLKIEMREELRQLQKQLNITTIMVTHDQEEAMAMADRIAILDRGKIQQFDTPEHLFTNPKNMFVAHFLGNPPMNFLEGQLIQDLDGTVVEGKGYRFHLEKQVNVPNKMDVIIGIRPHDLHVVSEWKGVFSAMVTNVEHLGREKLVSSTIEGHQTIRFFVNHNQLMKFGDRIYLSPNLDAVFLFSKKTGENLLLSKGMTINSLKKKTDALLE, via the coding sequence ATGAATATTCGATTTGAACAAGTTTCAAAACAGTTTTCGAATCATTTGGCCATATCAGATTTGAATTTGACGATTCAAGATGGGGAATTTGTATGTTTACTCGGTCCGAGTGGGTGTGGCAAGACGACGACGTTGATGATGCTCGCCGGATTATATCAACCGACGCAAGGAAACATTTATTTCGGTAATCAAGTCGTGAATTTTTTAGAGCCGAAAGACCGAAATATTGGGATGGTGTTTCAAAGCTATGCGTTGTATCCACATATGACAGTTCGTGACAATATCGCCTTCCCTTTAAAACAACAAAAAGTGCCGAAAAAAATTCGGTATGAACGGGCGGAAAAAACAGCTCGTCTCGTCCGTTTAGAAAACTATCTCGATCGGAAACCGAGCCAATTATCCGGAGGGCAGCAGCAACGGGTTGCATTAGCCCGAGCCCTCGTGAAGGAACCGGATCTTCTTTTGTTAGATGAACCGATGTCAAACTTAGATGCGCGATTAAAGATCGAGATGCGTGAAGAACTTCGCCAGTTACAAAAACAGTTAAACATTACGACGATTATGGTGACCCATGATCAAGAGGAAGCGATGGCGATGGCCGATCGAATCGCCATTTTGGACCGGGGAAAAATTCAACAGTTCGATACGCCGGAGCATTTGTTTACGAATCCAAAAAATATGTTTGTCGCTCACTTCCTTGGGAATCCACCGATGAATTTTTTGGAGGGTCAATTGATTCAAGATTTGGATGGGACGGTTGTTGAAGGGAAAGGATACCGTTTCCATTTGGAAAAACAAGTAAACGTCCCGAATAAGATGGACGTGATTATCGGCATTCGCCCCCATGATTTACATGTCGTTTCGGAATGGAAAGGTGTTTTTTCCGCAATGGTAACGAATGTGGAACATTTAGGGAGGGAAAAGCTCGTATCATCGACGATCGAAGGTCACCAGACGATTCGTTTTTTTGTCAACCATAATCAACTGATGAAATTTGGCGACCGAATCTACTTGTC
- a CDS encoding YpdA family putative bacillithiol disulfide reductase produces the protein MRKEDCIIIGGGPCGLAAAIALQNIGINPLVIEKENIVHSLYRFPTHQTFFSTSDRLEIGDVPFITENRKPNRNQALAYYREVARIKDIRVNKYEKVSDVKRKDGSLIVQTTKDTYVADDVVVATGYYDHPNELKIPGEHLPKVSHYFKEAHPFYDMDVAVIGGKNSSVDAAIELVKAKARVTVYYRGSDYSDHIKPWVLPEFQSLVKNGLIEMIFQAHIKEITETSIIYEKDGNIFERKNDFVFAMTGYRPDHRFLRKIGVEIEEHSGRPKFQPETMETNVPGIFIAGVIAAGNNANEIFIENGRFHGERIAEAIKKKRK, from the coding sequence ATGCGGAAGGAGGATTGTATTATTATCGGTGGTGGTCCGTGCGGTTTAGCAGCGGCAATCGCCTTACAAAATATTGGAATCAATCCGCTAGTCATTGAAAAGGAAAATATCGTCCATAGTTTGTATCGATTTCCTACCCATCAAACGTTTTTTAGTACGAGCGATCGGTTAGAAATCGGGGATGTTCCATTTATTACGGAAAATCGAAAACCAAACCGAAATCAAGCGCTCGCATATTATCGAGAAGTTGCACGTATAAAGGACATTCGAGTGAATAAATACGAAAAAGTTTCCGATGTAAAGAGGAAAGACGGGTCATTAATCGTTCAGACGACTAAGGATACGTACGTGGCGGATGATGTAGTGGTTGCAACCGGATATTATGATCATCCGAACGAATTAAAGATTCCCGGAGAACATTTGCCTAAAGTGAGTCACTATTTTAAAGAAGCCCATCCTTTTTACGATATGGATGTGGCAGTAATCGGTGGAAAAAATTCTAGCGTTGATGCGGCGATCGAATTAGTAAAAGCGAAGGCAAGGGTGACCGTCTACTATCGGGGCTCCGACTATTCAGATCATATAAAGCCTTGGGTATTACCAGAATTTCAATCCCTCGTAAAAAACGGGCTGATTGAAATGATTTTTCAAGCCCATATTAAAGAGATTACCGAGACTTCCATTATTTATGAAAAGGACGGAAATATTTTCGAACGGAAAAACGATTTCGTCTTCGCAATGACCGGTTATCGTCCTGACCATCGTTTTTTACGGAAAATCGGTGTGGAAATCGAAGAACATTCAGGTCGGCCAAAATTTCAACCGGAGACGATGGAGACGAACGTTCCGGGCATTTTCATCGCGGGGGTAATTGCAGCTGGGAACAATGCCAATGAAATTTTTATTGAAAACGGTCGTTTCCACGGCGAACGAATTGCTGAAGCGATAAAAAAGAAACGGAAATAA
- a CDS encoding ABC transporter substrate-binding protein codes for MENRRFFSIIALLFLLVIFGCSNGDEASNQTEGEGIITIRAQTYGDEQTRIENLEQAANTLNEQLKAENQNIQIELETSAFDGSWEEYRKQFLLAFKSKNEPDIFLTGHEDIAWLAKGNYILSLDELKDSEAYKDVYETLWESVTWDGHVWGAIQDTEARPIFYRKDVLKELGWTDEEIESLPEKVKNGEFTIDDMTRVAKEAKEAGLVDWGILHRPVNGPEIHMIAKNFGAELYDEKEDKLVFDQDAILESLRYFETLTQGEGITPESMTSMEWKNVHQMMIDGKALFWYGGIWNIFNYMEQGAQFDDLMANFGFTLVPAVEKGGEPMTLSHPFVHTVSSQTEHPELVIRLLELVADPEYQATHSVETFHLPITKSGAEVERFQEDEFLSSITYMLDYTTFLPNHADFNKYGDAYFNAIQSVEIGNKTPEEALEDMKTQIQSDFGDEIIIK; via the coding sequence ATGGAAAATCGTCGTTTCTTTTCAATAATCGCTTTGCTTTTCTTATTGGTAATTTTTGGATGTTCCAATGGGGATGAAGCATCCAATCAAACGGAAGGAGAAGGGATCATTACAATTCGAGCACAAACGTATGGGGATGAACAGACGCGGATTGAAAATCTTGAACAAGCGGCGAATACTTTAAATGAACAATTAAAGGCGGAAAATCAAAATATCCAAATCGAATTGGAGACAAGTGCCTTTGACGGAAGTTGGGAAGAGTATCGGAAACAGTTTCTTTTAGCTTTTAAGTCGAAAAATGAGCCGGATATTTTCTTAACAGGTCATGAGGATATCGCTTGGTTAGCGAAGGGAAATTATATTTTATCACTCGATGAATTAAAAGATTCCGAGGCATATAAGGATGTATATGAAACGCTTTGGGAATCCGTCACTTGGGATGGACATGTTTGGGGTGCGATTCAAGATACAGAAGCGCGACCGATCTTTTATCGTAAAGATGTGTTAAAGGAATTAGGCTGGACTGATGAAGAAATTGAATCCCTTCCCGAAAAAGTGAAGAATGGGGAGTTTACAATTGATGATATGACGCGTGTTGCAAAGGAGGCGAAGGAGGCCGGACTTGTAGATTGGGGGATTTTACATCGGCCGGTTAACGGACCGGAAATTCATATGATTGCGAAAAATTTCGGTGCCGAGCTATACGATGAAAAGGAAGATAAGCTCGTATTCGATCAAGATGCGATTTTAGAAAGTCTCCGTTATTTTGAAACGTTAACACAAGGCGAAGGAATTACGCCTGAGTCGATGACGTCGATGGAATGGAAAAACGTTCACCAAATGATGATCGACGGGAAGGCGCTCTTTTGGTACGGTGGCATTTGGAACATATTTAATTATATGGAGCAAGGGGCACAATTTGATGATTTAATGGCAAACTTTGGATTTACCCTCGTTCCTGCAGTCGAAAAGGGAGGGGAACCGATGACGTTATCCCACCCATTTGTCCATACGGTTTCATCTCAAACGGAGCATCCGGAACTCGTCATTCGGCTCTTAGAACTCGTTGCAGATCCGGAGTATCAGGCAACCCATTCGGTGGAGACATTCCATTTGCCGATAACGAAAAGCGGTGCTGAAGTCGAACGGTTCCAAGAGGATGAGTTTTTAAGCAGCATAACGTATATGCTCGACTATACGACGTTTTTACCGAATCATGCAGATTTTAATAAATATGGGGATGCGTACTTTAATGCCATTCAAAGTGTTGAAATTGGAAATAAAACACCGGAAGAGGCTTTGGAGGATATGAAAACGCAAATACAAAGTGATTTTGGTGATGAAATCATTATAAAATAG
- a CDS encoding Glu/Leu/Phe/Val family dehydrogenase has protein sequence MVTQRGTENVNSDDKHDLLKSTQFIIRKALEKLGFSEDVYELLKEPLRVLTVKIPVRMDDGRTKVFTAYRAQHNDAVGPTKGGIRFHPDVTEDEVKALSVWMSLKCGIVDLPYGGAKGGIVCDPRTMSFRELERLSREYVRAISQIVGPTKDIPAPDVFTNSQIMAWMYDEYSRLDSFNSPGFITGKPLVLGGSHGRDSATAKGVTICIREAAKKRNIDLSGARVVIQGFGNAGGYLAKFMYDAGAKVIGISDAYGALYDEAGLDIDYLLDRRDSFGTVTNLFKNTISNQELLQLDCDILVPAAIENQITEHNAHKIKAKIVVEAANGPTTIEATKILTERDILLVPDVLASAGGVTVSYFEWVQNNQGYYWSEEEVEKRLEKIMVNAFNNVYQTAVTRKIDMRLAAYMVGVRKMAEACRFRGWV, from the coding sequence ATGGTTACCCAAAGGGGTACAGAAAACGTAAATAGTGATGACAAACACGACCTATTAAAATCGACACAATTCATTATTCGAAAAGCCCTTGAAAAACTTGGCTTTTCAGAAGATGTATACGAATTATTGAAGGAACCGTTACGCGTGTTAACGGTAAAAATTCCTGTAAGAATGGATGACGGCAGAACGAAGGTGTTCACCGCCTATCGTGCCCAACATAACGATGCAGTTGGTCCGACGAAAGGTGGGATTCGTTTCCATCCAGATGTAACGGAAGATGAAGTGAAAGCCCTTTCTGTTTGGATGAGTTTAAAATGTGGAATTGTCGATCTCCCTTATGGAGGGGCAAAGGGTGGAATCGTATGTGATCCGAGAACGATGTCCTTTCGCGAATTGGAACGGTTAAGTCGGGAATATGTCCGAGCGATTAGTCAAATTGTCGGTCCAACGAAGGATATCCCTGCTCCAGACGTTTTCACTAACTCCCAAATTATGGCTTGGATGTACGATGAATATAGTCGTCTCGATTCCTTTAATTCACCGGGTTTTATTACGGGAAAACCGTTAGTATTAGGTGGTTCCCACGGACGGGACTCTGCGACGGCTAAAGGAGTGACGATTTGTATTCGAGAAGCAGCGAAAAAGAGAAACATCGATTTGAGCGGTGCCCGTGTCGTTATTCAAGGTTTCGGGAATGCAGGTGGCTATTTGGCGAAATTTATGTATGATGCGGGGGCGAAAGTAATCGGTATATCCGATGCATACGGTGCTCTGTACGATGAAGCCGGTTTGGATATCGATTATTTACTCGACCGACGGGATAGCTTCGGTACGGTGACGAATTTGTTTAAAAATACGATTTCGAACCAAGAGTTGTTACAGTTGGATTGTGATATACTTGTACCAGCAGCGATTGAAAACCAAATAACGGAACATAATGCCCACAAAATTAAAGCGAAAATCGTCGTGGAAGCAGCCAACGGTCCAACGACGATCGAAGCGACGAAAATATTAACCGAAAGGGATATATTGTTAGTTCCCGATGTTTTAGCCTCTGCCGGTGGTGTGACCGTCTCCTATTTCGAATGGGTACAAAACAATCAAGGATATTATTGGTCGGAGGAAGAAGTGGAAAAACGGTTAGAAAAGATTATGGTTAATGCTTTTAACAACGTCTATCAAACGGCGGTCACGAGGAAAATCGATATGCGTTTAGCCGCCTATATGGTCGGAGTACGTAAAATGGCTGAAGCATGCCGATTTCGAGGTTGGGTCTAA
- a CDS encoding asparaginase, producing the protein MKKILVLHTGGTISMYEDEKTGAVKPFGQNPLIEKTKEISTLAELIVESPFHLPSPHITPREMLILKKRIDHHLQHSGIDGVVITHGTDTLEETAYFLELTVHTDIPIIVTGAMRSTNEVGADGLYNFMTSVRTAIHDDAAKKGVLVVMNDEIHTAKNVTKTHTSNISTFQSPQFGPIGMITKKDIVFHREPVRERKLSVHNLTKKVELVKAYAGMDDFLFTILSERKIDGLVIEALGQGNLPPKCLPGLKKLLDQQIPVVLVSRCFNGIVEDIYAYEGGGAELKKMGVIFSNGLNGQKARIKLQIVLDSKGKEEIDRFFQ; encoded by the coding sequence ATGAAAAAAATTCTCGTCCTTCATACGGGAGGAACGATTTCAATGTATGAAGATGAAAAAACGGGCGCAGTAAAACCGTTCGGCCAAAATCCATTAATCGAAAAGACGAAGGAAATTTCCACCTTAGCAGAATTGATCGTGGAATCCCCCTTTCATTTACCCTCACCCCATATCACACCGAGGGAAATGCTTATCTTAAAAAAAAGGATTGATCATCATCTCCAACATAGTGGCATCGACGGTGTCGTCATTACTCACGGAACAGATACGTTGGAAGAAACGGCCTATTTTTTAGAATTGACGGTACATACAGACATACCGATTATCGTGACCGGTGCCATGCGTTCAACCAATGAAGTGGGGGCGGACGGTTTGTATAATTTTATGACGTCCGTTCGAACGGCCATTCACGATGATGCAGCGAAAAAGGGTGTATTAGTTGTAATGAACGACGAGATTCATACGGCAAAAAACGTCACGAAAACTCATACGAGCAATATTTCAACTTTTCAAAGTCCCCAATTCGGGCCGATCGGGATGATTACGAAAAAGGACATCGTTTTCCACCGAGAACCTGTTCGTGAACGGAAATTATCGGTCCACAACTTGACGAAAAAGGTGGAATTAGTCAAAGCGTACGCCGGAATGGACGACTTTTTGTTTACTATTTTAAGCGAAAGAAAGATCGATGGTCTCGTAATCGAGGCGTTAGGTCAAGGAAATTTACCGCCTAAATGTTTACCCGGTTTAAAAAAATTATTAGATCAACAAATTCCCGTCGTCTTAGTCTCCCGTTGTTTTAACGGAATCGTCGAAGATATTTACGCCTATGAAGGAGGTGGAGCGGAACTGAAAAAAATGGGGGTTATTTTCTCCAACGGACTCAATGGTCAAAAGGCGCGGATTAAATTGCAAATTGTTTTGGACTCGAAGGGAAAGGAAGAAATCGACCGGTTTTTTCAATAA
- a CDS encoding carbohydrate ABC transporter permease: MKKWILPYMMLTPFLLLVILFFVTPVIITTVMAFTNMDYMMEWNFIGLQNFEKIVSDPNFVQIVTNTFVYVGATLLINVCFALLLALLSSYYIPYEKSGLFFRALWMLPRITPPVVYVLLWLWIFDASEYGLLNTLTSFFSSKEPIAWLIDHPMTAIILVNGMVGASFGMIIFSSAIQSIPRDLFKAAQVDGASEWSVFKDIILPSIKWPIMFVSVWQLLSLLTSYEYILLLTDGGPVFESEVWALYAYHKAFKNLEFGYGSALSLILVIIAIGLTGVVLKLFKFNSMIQSSRIE; encoded by the coding sequence ATGAAAAAATGGATTCTCCCTTATATGATGTTGACACCTTTTTTGCTACTCGTTATTCTCTTTTTCGTAACGCCAGTGATCATTACGACCGTCATGGCCTTTACAAATATGGATTATATGATGGAATGGAACTTTATCGGATTGCAAAATTTTGAAAAAATCGTCAGTGATCCGAATTTTGTTCAAATCGTGACGAATACGTTCGTTTATGTCGGGGCAACCCTTCTGATTAACGTATGTTTTGCCCTTTTATTAGCGTTACTTTCTTCCTATTATATTCCGTATGAAAAATCGGGCTTATTTTTTCGTGCCTTATGGATGCTTCCCAGGATCACTCCTCCGGTTGTTTACGTTTTACTATGGTTATGGATCTTCGACGCAAGTGAATATGGATTATTAAATACGCTTACTTCATTTTTTTCTTCGAAGGAACCGATCGCATGGCTCATTGATCATCCGATGACAGCGATTATTCTCGTCAATGGCATGGTCGGTGCATCCTTTGGGATGATTATTTTTTCTTCCGCGATACAATCGATTCCAAGGGATTTGTTTAAAGCAGCACAAGTTGACGGTGCATCGGAATGGTCTGTGTTCAAAGATATTATTTTACCTTCGATTAAGTGGCCGATTATGTTTGTGAGTGTGTGGCAATTACTTTCCTTATTAACTTCCTACGAATATATTTTATTGTTAACGGACGGTGGTCCAGTATTTGAAAGTGAAGTATGGGCCCTTTACGCTTACCATAAAGCCTTTAAAAATTTGGAATTTGGTTATGGATCCGCATTGTCACTTATTTTGGTTATAATTGCAATCGGATTAACGGGCGTCGTATTAAAACTATTTAAATTCAACTCAATGATTCAATCGTCTCGCATTGAATAA